A section of the Scylla paramamosain isolate STU-SP2022 chromosome 33, ASM3559412v1, whole genome shotgun sequence genome encodes:
- the LOC135089504 gene encoding uncharacterized protein LOC135089504: MADEAEATTSTESYAWKYFEKLKCEESSRCKKCHAVIKCRGWSTSGMIRHLKSKHSIEKTENLKRPSDRSHDKDTSEVKRNSVQQKMTDFLKKEETKEEIVGKLAAVDGFSINAIAKSEFIKTSMLTRGYKLPQSPTLVMDLVHKQYNVAKERVIFDINKRKNVGVRFGLSLDEYTSLKNKRYMNINLHTSDTFWNLGMARITGSLPAETAVEVVENKLAEFQVNLERDVVACVTDGASVMVKFGKLIKTCHHMCYAHGIHLAVCDVLYKKTDGNLVSLERRNVTHLQEEEADDVEAVPEEEELSSMIEVVSDEDLENIRLEDLEDDEVGNIDLSVTINKVRKIVKIFRKSPTRNEKLQMYVVSEYGKELMLKLDSKTRWNSLLDMLERFLKVKNSVAKAMIDCNMEMNITNGELKVLNDLVTALQPVKLGAERMGCRGTTILSAEGVFSFMLKELNEQKSSFSMKLQNSLYSRINERRSAVLVGLMKYLHCGKAYNSCEERLPLALPRKSAIVESAKQLLGRLFQVSDEEATTSDNVETSVNQQSSLTDRLQAAIDQIQTQSTKKRSECNYIGKEFSVFEATGDRTQNLEKLFQALNSVPPTSVESERAFSAAGLFITKSYLLPNRS, translated from the coding sequence ATGGCAGACGAGGCAGAAGCAACAACCAGTACTGAGTCTTATGCatggaaatattttgaaaaacttAAATGTGAAGAATCGTCACGATGTAAAAAGTGTCATGCAGTTATAAAGTGCAGAGGATGGTCTACCAGTGGTATGATCCGTCATCTCAAGAGCAAACATTCaattgaaaaaacagaaaatctcAAACGTCCTTCAGACAGGTCTCATGATAAAGATACGAGTGAGGTGAAGAGGAATTCTGTGCAACAGAAAATGACTGATTttttgaaaaaggaggagacgaaggaagaaatcGTTGGGAAGCTAGCTGCAGTAGATGGATTTTCCATAAATGCCATTGCCAAGAGTGAGTTCATAAAGACATCAATGCTTACAAGGGGATACAAATTGCCTCAAAGTCCAACTCTTGTTATGGATCTTGTACATAAGCAGTACAATGTTGCAAAAGAAAGGGTGATATTTGAtattaacaaaaggaagaatgttGGGGTTAGGTTTGGATTATCTCTTGATGAGTATACTTCACTAAAAAACAAGAGATACATGAACATAAATTTACATACTAGTGATACCTTTTGGAATCTAGGAATGGCTAGAATTACAGGTTCACTACCAGCAGAGACTGCAGTTGAGGTAGTTGAGAATAAGTTAGCCGAGTTTCAGGTAAACTtggaaagagatgtagttgcATGTGTAACTGATGGAGCCAGCGTCATGGTTAAATTTGGCAAACTGATTAAGACCTGTCATCACATGTGTTATGCTCATGGAATACATCTTGCTGTTTGTGATGTTCTTTACAAGAAAACAGATGGTAACTTAGTTAGTTTGGAAAGGAGAAATGTTACCCATCTccaagaagaggaagctgatgatgtggaagctgtgccagaggaagaagagttgagTAGTATGATAGAGGTGGTATCAGATGAGGATTTGGAAAATATTAGGTTAGAGGATCTGGAAGATGATGAAGTAGGGAACATAGATTTGTCTGTCACCATCAACAAAGTCAGGAAAATTGTAAAGATTTTTAGAAAATCACCCACAAGAAATGAGAAGCTGCAGATGTATGTTGTTAGTGAATATGGCAAAGAACTGATGCTAAAACTCGACTCAAAGACAAGGTGGAACAGCTTGCTAGACATGCTAGAGCGATTTCTCAAAGTAAAAAACTCAGTTGCTAAAGCTATGATTGACTGTAATATGGAAATGAACATCACAAATGGGGAATTAAAAGTGCTGAATGACTTAGTAACAGCACTGCAACCAGTGAAACTAGGGGCAGAGAGGATGGGATGCAGAGGTACAACTATTCTTAGTGCTGAAGGTGTGTTTTCATTCATGTTGAAAGAATTGAATGAACAAAAGTCATCATTTTCAATGAAGCTGCAAAATTCTCTCTATAgcagaataaatgaaaggaggagtgcGGTTCTCGTAGGCCTTATGAAATACCTGCATTGTGGTAAGGCTTATAACAGCTGTGAGGAAAGATTACCATTAGCTTTACCCCGTAAGTCTGCCATCGTGGAGTCAGCTAAACAGCTGTTAGGAAGACTGTTTCAAGTAAGTGATGAAGAAGCTACAACTAGTGATAATGTGGAAACATCTGTAAATCAACAAAGCTCACTCACTGATAGACTCCAGGCAGCCATAGATCAGATTCAGacacaaagtacaaaaaagagaagtgaatgtAACTACATTGGGAAGGAATTCAGTGTATTTGAGGCAACTGGGGACAGAACACAGAATTTAGAAAAATTGTTCCAGGCTCTCAACTCTGTACCACCAACGTCAGTTGAATCTGAAAGGGCTTTTTCAGCAGCTGGCCTTTTTATTACCAAATCGTATTTATTACCAAATCGATCGTAG
- the LOC135089505 gene encoding Y+L amino acid transporter 2-like isoform X3 translates to MKTAPYMTVILSYRKTAWEEKKKKSFIVVGVLWQQPRLHRHVVLLLTSSPDYFLPPCHSYFPYILLLPCHLLPPAGYHHRHPASRLMSRLSFTTPPAPVDLICLHEPSGACRSILTTTTISTDTTDTTSMPAKRVPTSDTTEALTAELEPMTPKEERPPGEVGEDETQKTQLKKELGLLEGVAIILGIIVGSGIFISPKGVLRETGSVGMSLVVWVMCGLMSLVGALCYAELGTSIPKSCGDYAYINAGFGSLPAFLFLWAANLIFVPTTNAIMALAFAKYVVQPFFPNCDLPDDAVRLIAALSICFLTALNCWNVRVTTKLQDFFMVTKIGALLIVIIAGIVHLCMGNTGNFYNSFQGTSTEPGEIAVSYSGIFSYAGWNYLNFMTEELKNPFVNLPRAIYISLPLVTLVYVMANVAYLAVLSPVDMLASDAIAVTFADRLMGSSSWVMPLLVALSAFGGLSVHIMTSSRLCFVGARQGHFPDNLALINCKCNTPMSSLIFLGLLSLVYLSTTDIYRLIDYTSFVESSFILCSITSLLYMRWKYPDMERPIKTNSLFGHSCSSYL, encoded by the exons ATGAAGACAGCCCCGTACATGACAGTAATTCTTAGCTACAGGAAAACGGcgtgggaagaaaagaaaaaaaaatccttcattgtTGTTGGCGTTCTGTGGCAACAACCAAGACTCCACCGCCATGTCGTGCTGCTGCTTACAAGTTCACCagattacttccttcctccctgtcacTCTTACTTTCCTTATATTTTGCTTCTTCCCTGCCACTTACTTCCACCAGCTGgctaccatcaccgccatcctgCCTCCCGCCTTATGTCGCGCCTCAGCTTCACCACGCCTCCCGCGCCAGTTGACCTCATTTGTCTGCATGAACCAAGTGGTGCCTGCAG GtccattctcaccaccaccaccatctccaccgacaccaccgacaccaccagCATGCCGGCCAAGCGCGTGCCCACCAGCGACACCACGGAGGCCCTCACGGCGGAGCTGGAGCCCATGACTCCCAAGGAGGAGAGGCCACCTGGGGAGGTGGGCGAGGATGAAACGCAAAAGACACAGCTCAAGAAGGAACTCGGCTTGCTGGAGGGCGTGGCCATCATCCTTGGCATCATTGTgggctcag gcatCTTCATCTCGCCCAAGGGAGTGCTGAGGGAGACAGGCAGCGTGGGCATGTCGCTGGTGGTATGGGTGATGTGTGGCCTCATGTCGCTGGTGGGCGCGCTATGCTATGCAGAGCTGGGCACATCCATACCAAAATCATGCGGAGACTATGCGTACATTAATGCTGGCTTtggctccctccctgccttccttttcctctgggCTGCCAACCTCATCTTTGT GCCCACCACCAATGCCATCATGGCGCTGGCCTTTGCCAAGTATGTGGTTCAACCGTTCTTCCCCAACTGTGACCTGCCAGACGATGCTGTGCGGCTCATTGCAGCACTGTCCATAT GCTTCCTGACAGCACTGAATTGCTGGAATGTACGAGTCACCACCAAGCTGCAGGATTTCTTCATGGTGACCAAGATTGGTGCATTGCTCATTGTCATCATTGCTGGCATCGTCCACCTTTGCATGG GCAACACTGGGAACTTCTACAACTCCTTCCAGGGCACCAGCACTGAGCCAGGCGAGATAGCTGTCTCCTACTCAGGCATATTTTCCTATGCTGGATGGAACTACCTCAACTTCATGACGGAGGAGCTGAAGAACCCATTTGT TAACCTGCCCCGGGCCATCTACATCTCCCTGCCACTGGTGACGCTGGTCTACGTGATGGCCAATGTTGCCTACCTGGCTGTGCTCTCCCCTGTCGACATGCTGGCCTCTGATGCCATTGCTGTT ACCTTTGCTGACCGTCTAATGGGCAGCAGCAGCTGGGTGATGCCCTTGCTGGTGGCCCTCTCAGCCTTTGGTGGTCTCTCAGTGCACATCATGACTTCCTCCAG GTTGTGCTTCGTGGGTGCAAGACAAGGCCACTTCCCAGACAACCTTGCTCTCATCAACTGCAAATGCAACACTCCAAtgtcttctctcatcttcctg ggCCTGTTGTCACTGGTCTACCTCTCCACCACGGACATCTACCGCCTCATTGACTACACCAGCTTTGTAGAGAGTTCATTCATCCTGTGCAGTATCACCAGTCTGCTGTACATGCGCTGGAAATACCCTGACATGGAGCGGCCCATCAAG ACCAACTCACTGTTTGGACACAGTTGCTCTTCGTATCTGTGA
- the LOC135089505 gene encoding Y+L amino acid transporter 2-like isoform X1, whose product MKTAPYMTVILSYRKTAWEEKKKKSFIVVGVLWQQPRLHRHVVLLLTSSPDYFLPPCHSYFPYILLLPCHLLPPAGYHHRHPASRLMSRLSFTTPPAPVDLICLHEPSGACRSILTTTTISTDTTDTTSMPAKRVPTSDTTEALTAELEPMTPKEERPPGEVGEDETQKTQLKKELGLLEGVAIILGIIVGSGIFISPKGVLRETGSVGMSLVVWVMCGLMSLVGALCYAELGTSIPKSCGDYAYINAGFGSLPAFLFLWAANLIFVPTTNAIMALAFAKYVVQPFFPNCDLPDDAVRLIAALSICFLTALNCWNVRVTTKLQDFFMVTKIGALLIVIIAGIVHLCMGNTGNFYNSFQGTSTEPGEIAVSYSGIFSYAGWNYLNFMTEELKNPFVNLPRAIYISLPLVTLVYVMANVAYLAVLSPVDMLASDAIAVTFADRLMGSSSWVMPLLVALSAFGGLSVHIMTSSRLCFVGARQGHFPDNLALINCKCNTPMSSLIFLGLLSLVYLSTTDIYRLIDYTSFVESSFILCSITSLLYMRWKYPDMERPIKVNVIVPIAFLLVCGFLVFLPL is encoded by the exons ATGAAGACAGCCCCGTACATGACAGTAATTCTTAGCTACAGGAAAACGGcgtgggaagaaaagaaaaaaaaatccttcattgtTGTTGGCGTTCTGTGGCAACAACCAAGACTCCACCGCCATGTCGTGCTGCTGCTTACAAGTTCACCagattacttccttcctccctgtcacTCTTACTTTCCTTATATTTTGCTTCTTCCCTGCCACTTACTTCCACCAGCTGgctaccatcaccgccatcctgCCTCCCGCCTTATGTCGCGCCTCAGCTTCACCACGCCTCCCGCGCCAGTTGACCTCATTTGTCTGCATGAACCAAGTGGTGCCTGCAG GtccattctcaccaccaccaccatctccaccgacaccaccgacaccaccagCATGCCGGCCAAGCGCGTGCCCACCAGCGACACCACGGAGGCCCTCACGGCGGAGCTGGAGCCCATGACTCCCAAGGAGGAGAGGCCACCTGGGGAGGTGGGCGAGGATGAAACGCAAAAGACACAGCTCAAGAAGGAACTCGGCTTGCTGGAGGGCGTGGCCATCATCCTTGGCATCATTGTgggctcag gcatCTTCATCTCGCCCAAGGGAGTGCTGAGGGAGACAGGCAGCGTGGGCATGTCGCTGGTGGTATGGGTGATGTGTGGCCTCATGTCGCTGGTGGGCGCGCTATGCTATGCAGAGCTGGGCACATCCATACCAAAATCATGCGGAGACTATGCGTACATTAATGCTGGCTTtggctccctccctgccttccttttcctctgggCTGCCAACCTCATCTTTGT GCCCACCACCAATGCCATCATGGCGCTGGCCTTTGCCAAGTATGTGGTTCAACCGTTCTTCCCCAACTGTGACCTGCCAGACGATGCTGTGCGGCTCATTGCAGCACTGTCCATAT GCTTCCTGACAGCACTGAATTGCTGGAATGTACGAGTCACCACCAAGCTGCAGGATTTCTTCATGGTGACCAAGATTGGTGCATTGCTCATTGTCATCATTGCTGGCATCGTCCACCTTTGCATGG GCAACACTGGGAACTTCTACAACTCCTTCCAGGGCACCAGCACTGAGCCAGGCGAGATAGCTGTCTCCTACTCAGGCATATTTTCCTATGCTGGATGGAACTACCTCAACTTCATGACGGAGGAGCTGAAGAACCCATTTGT TAACCTGCCCCGGGCCATCTACATCTCCCTGCCACTGGTGACGCTGGTCTACGTGATGGCCAATGTTGCCTACCTGGCTGTGCTCTCCCCTGTCGACATGCTGGCCTCTGATGCCATTGCTGTT ACCTTTGCTGACCGTCTAATGGGCAGCAGCAGCTGGGTGATGCCCTTGCTGGTGGCCCTCTCAGCCTTTGGTGGTCTCTCAGTGCACATCATGACTTCCTCCAG GTTGTGCTTCGTGGGTGCAAGACAAGGCCACTTCCCAGACAACCTTGCTCTCATCAACTGCAAATGCAACACTCCAAtgtcttctctcatcttcctg ggCCTGTTGTCACTGGTCTACCTCTCCACCACGGACATCTACCGCCTCATTGACTACACCAGCTTTGTAGAGAGTTCATTCATCCTGTGCAGTATCACCAGTCTGCTGTACATGCGCTGGAAATACCCTGACATGGAGCGGCCCATCAAG GTGAACGTCATCGTTCCCATTGCCTTCCTGCTGGTGTGTGGCTTCCTGGTGTTTCTGCCGCTGTAA
- the LOC135089505 gene encoding Y+L amino acid transporter 2-like isoform X2: MKTAPYMTVILSYRKTAWEEKKKKSFIVVGVLWQQPRLHRHVVLLLTSSPDYFLPPCHSYFPYILLLPCHLLPPAGYHHRHPASRLMSRLSFTTPPAPVDLICLHEPSGACRSILTTTTISTDTTDTTSMPAKRVPTSDTTEALTAELEPMTPKEERPPGEVGEDETQKTQLKKELGLLEGVAIILGIIVGSGIFISPKGVLRETGSVGMSLVVWVMCGLMSLVGALCYAELGTSIPKSCGDYAYINAGFGSLPAFLFLWAANLIFVPTTNAIMALAFAKYVVQPFFPNCDLPDDAVRLIAALSISLNCWNVRVTTKLQDFFMVTKIGALLIVIIAGIVHLCMGNTGNFYNSFQGTSTEPGEIAVSYSGIFSYAGWNYLNFMTEELKNPFVNLPRAIYISLPLVTLVYVMANVAYLAVLSPVDMLASDAIAVTFADRLMGSSSWVMPLLVALSAFGGLSVHIMTSSRLCFVGARQGHFPDNLALINCKCNTPMSSLIFLGLLSLVYLSTTDIYRLIDYTSFVESSFILCSITSLLYMRWKYPDMERPIKVNVIVPIAFLLVCGFLVFLPL, translated from the exons ATGAAGACAGCCCCGTACATGACAGTAATTCTTAGCTACAGGAAAACGGcgtgggaagaaaagaaaaaaaaatccttcattgtTGTTGGCGTTCTGTGGCAACAACCAAGACTCCACCGCCATGTCGTGCTGCTGCTTACAAGTTCACCagattacttccttcctccctgtcacTCTTACTTTCCTTATATTTTGCTTCTTCCCTGCCACTTACTTCCACCAGCTGgctaccatcaccgccatcctgCCTCCCGCCTTATGTCGCGCCTCAGCTTCACCACGCCTCCCGCGCCAGTTGACCTCATTTGTCTGCATGAACCAAGTGGTGCCTGCAG GtccattctcaccaccaccaccatctccaccgacaccaccgacaccaccagCATGCCGGCCAAGCGCGTGCCCACCAGCGACACCACGGAGGCCCTCACGGCGGAGCTGGAGCCCATGACTCCCAAGGAGGAGAGGCCACCTGGGGAGGTGGGCGAGGATGAAACGCAAAAGACACAGCTCAAGAAGGAACTCGGCTTGCTGGAGGGCGTGGCCATCATCCTTGGCATCATTGTgggctcag gcatCTTCATCTCGCCCAAGGGAGTGCTGAGGGAGACAGGCAGCGTGGGCATGTCGCTGGTGGTATGGGTGATGTGTGGCCTCATGTCGCTGGTGGGCGCGCTATGCTATGCAGAGCTGGGCACATCCATACCAAAATCATGCGGAGACTATGCGTACATTAATGCTGGCTTtggctccctccctgccttccttttcctctgggCTGCCAACCTCATCTTTGT GCCCACCACCAATGCCATCATGGCGCTGGCCTTTGCCAAGTATGTGGTTCAACCGTTCTTCCCCAACTGTGACCTGCCAGACGATGCTGTGCGGCTCATTGCAGCACTGTCCATAT CACTGAATTGCTGGAATGTACGAGTCACCACCAAGCTGCAGGATTTCTTCATGGTGACCAAGATTGGTGCATTGCTCATTGTCATCATTGCTGGCATCGTCCACCTTTGCATGG GCAACACTGGGAACTTCTACAACTCCTTCCAGGGCACCAGCACTGAGCCAGGCGAGATAGCTGTCTCCTACTCAGGCATATTTTCCTATGCTGGATGGAACTACCTCAACTTCATGACGGAGGAGCTGAAGAACCCATTTGT TAACCTGCCCCGGGCCATCTACATCTCCCTGCCACTGGTGACGCTGGTCTACGTGATGGCCAATGTTGCCTACCTGGCTGTGCTCTCCCCTGTCGACATGCTGGCCTCTGATGCCATTGCTGTT ACCTTTGCTGACCGTCTAATGGGCAGCAGCAGCTGGGTGATGCCCTTGCTGGTGGCCCTCTCAGCCTTTGGTGGTCTCTCAGTGCACATCATGACTTCCTCCAG GTTGTGCTTCGTGGGTGCAAGACAAGGCCACTTCCCAGACAACCTTGCTCTCATCAACTGCAAATGCAACACTCCAAtgtcttctctcatcttcctg ggCCTGTTGTCACTGGTCTACCTCTCCACCACGGACATCTACCGCCTCATTGACTACACCAGCTTTGTAGAGAGTTCATTCATCCTGTGCAGTATCACCAGTCTGCTGTACATGCGCTGGAAATACCCTGACATGGAGCGGCCCATCAAG GTGAACGTCATCGTTCCCATTGCCTTCCTGCTGGTGTGTGGCTTCCTGGTGTTTCTGCCGCTGTAA